The genomic window CCAAAAGCAATATAAGATTCTAAAAAAACTTGATAAAAAACTAGCAGATGAACTTTTAAAAATAATTGAAAACGGGGATTAAGTTAAAATTAAATCTCTTACACTTTTTTGTCAGTGTCTAAGAGTTTTTTCACTATTAAACTTGTGCCTATTGCTACCAAAACAACAGCAGCTTTTGTGGTCTGTTTCATAGGGGCTGAGTTGTTACCAAAACAAGTAGAGGTAAAGTCCTCGCAGTTGTTTAAAACAAAATTATATTTACCGTTGTAATCCTTCGGATTTCTGTATGTTTTTTTGATATTGTACCTTCCTTTTAGGTTGTAATAATTGCATAACTCCTGCCTCCACAAGCATAAATACCTATATGCTATAAAACGTCAAAAATCTTATATTTTAAGGTGTTGACAAACAAAATATGAGCGGTATAACTATATAGTTAAATGCCTATGTAAAAGGAGTGGTAAATGTTTTTAATAGAAAAAAAATTAAAGGCGCTAGCTAATAAAAATCGCCTTCGCATTATAAAAATGCTTGAAAAAGAGGATTTGTGTGTTTGTGAAATAACAGCAGTACTTGGAATAAAGCAACCTTCTGTTACGGGACATCTTTTAAAATTGAAAGAGGCAGGTATCATAGGTGAGCGACAAAAAGGACTCTTTACAGAATTCTTTCTTCTGCGGGAAGAAACCCTTATTGAGTTACAGAGAGAAATCTTAAAAATTATTAATAATGTTCCGCAAGTTAAAAGGGATTCTTTAAAAATTAAAACTATTGACAGATACAAACTTGTAAAGAAATAAAAATGAAAACAATATTCAAAGAATGGCAAAAGTTTTCTGTGGTAATATTAATATTTGTATTTTTCTACTTTTTCCCTCTATCCTTACTTTCATTTAGAAATCCTTTATTTGAAGCCTTTGCACTGCTTCAGGAATATGCCAAAAAACACGTTCTTTTATGTTTAGTTCCAGCATTTTTTATAGCTGGTGCAATCTCTGTTTTTGTTAGTCAGAGCACAGTATTAAAATATTTTGGTCCTAAAGCAAAAAAAGCACTTG from bacterium includes these protein-coding regions:
- a CDS encoding metalloregulator ArsR/SmtB family transcription factor; the encoded protein is MFLIEKKLKALANKNRLRIIKMLEKEDLCVCEITAVLGIKQPSVTGHLLKLKEAGIIGERQKGLFTEFFLLREETLIELQREILKIINNVPQVKRDSLKIKTIDRYKLVKK